The genomic stretch ATCTGGATGGACAGTGTACAAACTGACATTCAGGCAAAAGAAGACTGAGTTAGTTCTCATGGTCTACATTGTTGTATAAATATTTCTGTGGCGAAGGTGAGAGCAGCGAGGACGAGTCCCAGGAGGAGGAGTATGAGTGGTCCCTGCATGTGGACGATGGTGAGGGCCttgatgctgctggtgctggtgccagGCTGCGTCCCCTCACTGGCCTGCTCTGACTCCTGTTGTCTCCGCCTCTCTTGCTGCTTCACCCGACCATCTCGTCGAGCTTCATCCACAGTGTCGTCGGTCCACTTGTCGTACAAGCCAGCCTACAGTCAGACATAAATGTCTTGTATACCAAAGATTGCCCAATTTGTATTTGTTCTATCGCCTACCATTATTGGCCAAGATCAGTAAACTTATCAAAAGAACATTGAATGGATAAGCTGATTAAGAATGGGTAGAATCTAAATGGAATCGATGTCACACTTGAAACAACTACTGGAGAAGGAAGACCTGCATTGTCAAAAGGTTCCCTCACAACCACAAAATCAACTGACAGGAACCCTGCGGCACTTGAAAATAAGCCGACACGTACCAACAAAAAAGCTAACGTACATAAAGGCTTAGATTATAGTATTCTCAAGTAGAAGTTCTGGAACTCACCTCATTCACGATCATCATAACTTTGTCAATTTGAAGCTTATACGGAGCATCATGAGGGATGGGCCATGCAGAGAGTCCAGGATCGATACTTTCCCGTCCAAAGTAAAGAGGGTTACTTCCGTCTGCTCGAGTGAAGTGCTCACCAATCCAGTGATTGATCACGTGACGAGCAGCCAAGTGGGCTTGTCTGAAAGGTTAAACGAATTCTTATTtcttgttagctgagatggcgtgGGCAACTGGATGCCCTGATAAAAGACATCTCattatggcccaacccacccccatacacatgtatatacatacgtccacacacgcaaatatacatacctacacagctttccatggtttaccccagacgcttcacatgccttgattcaatccactgacagcacgtcaaccccggtataccacatcgatccaattcactctattccttgcccgcctttcaccctcctgcatgttcaggccccgatcactcaaaatctttttcactccatctttccacctccaatttgctcttccacttctcctcgttccctcaacctccgacacatatatcctcttggtcaatctttcctcactcattctctccatgtggccaaaccatttcaaaacaccctcttctgctctctcaaccacgctccttttatttccacacacctctcttaaccttactcgatcaaaccacctcacaccacacattgtcctcaaacatctcatttccagcacatccatcctcctgcgcacaactctatccatagcccacgcctcgcaaccatacaacattgttggaaccactattccttcaaacatacccatttttgctttccgagataacgttctcgacttccacacattcttcaaggctcccaggattttcgccccctcccccaccctatgatccattccgcttccatggttccatccgctgccagatccactcccagacatctaaaacactttacttcctccagtttttctccattcaaacttacctcccaattgacttgaccctcaaccctactgtacctaataaccttgctcttattcacatttactcttaactttcttctttcacacactttaccaaactcagtcaccagcttctgcagtttctcacatgaatcagccaccagcgctgtatcatcagcgaacaacaactgactcacttcccaagctctctcatccccatatatatatatatacatatatatatctttctttcatactattcaccatttcccgcgttagcgaggcagcgttaagaataaaggactgaacctttgagggaatatcctcacctggccccttatctgttccttcttttggaaaattgtaaaaacccataggggaggatttccagctcccttcttttttagtcgccttctacgacacgcagggaatacgtgggaagcattctttctcccctatccccagggatatatatatatatatatatatatatatatatatatatatatatatatatatatatatatatatatatcacacacccctgccgcaaacctacattcactgagaaccaatcactttcctctcttcctacacgtacacatgccttacatcctcgataaaaacttttcactgcttctaacaactttcctcccacaccatatattcttaataccttccacagagcatctctatcaattctatcatatgccttctccagatccataaatgctacatacaaatccatttgcttttctaattatttctcacatacattcttcaaagcaaacacctgatccacacatcctctaccacttctgaaaccacactgctcttccccaatctgatgctctgtacatgccttcatgtctctatggttgtttaatttgtttatggatggggttgttagggaggtaaatgcaagagttttggaaagagggacaagtatgaagtctgttggggatgagagagcttgggaagtgagtcagttgttgttcgctgatgatacagcgctggtggctgattcatgtgagaaactgcagaaactggtgactgagtttggaaaggtgtgtggaagaagaaagttaagagtaaatgtgaataagagcaaggtcattaggtacagtagggttgagggtcaagtcaattgggaggtgagtttgaatggagaaaaactggaggaagtgaagtgttttagatatctgggagtggatctggcagcggatggaaccatggaagcggaagtggatcatagggtgggggagggggcgaaaatcctgggggccttgaagaatatgtggaagtcgagaacattatctcggaaagcaaaaatgggtatgtttgaaggaatagtggttccaacaatgttgtatggttgcgaggcgtgggctatggatagagttgtgcgcaggaggatggatgtgctggaaatgagatgtttgaggacaatgtgtggtgtgaggtggtttgatcgagtgagtaacgtaagggtaagagagatgtgtggaaataaaaagagcgtggttgagagagcagaagagggtgttttgaagtggtttgggcacatggagaggatgagggaggaaagattgaccaagaggatatatgtgtcggaggtggagggaacaaggagaagagggagactaaattggaggtggaaagatggagtgaaaaagattttgtgtgatcggggcctgagcatgcaggagggtgaaaggagggcaaggaatagagtgaattggagcgatgtggtataccggggttgacgtgctgtcagtggattgaatcagggcatgtgaagcgtctggggtaaaccatggaaagctgtgtaggtatgtatatttgcgtgtgtggacgtatgtatatacatgtgtatggggggggttgggccatttctttcgtctgtgtccttgcgctacctcgcaaacgcgggagacagggacaaaggataataaaaaaataataataatatatatatatatatatatatatatatatatatatatatatatatatatatatatatacatattcctagaggttttcagaaaagaagagagaatgttgggtgaagagagtggtgagagtaagtgaacttggaaaggagacctgtgtgaagtaccaggagagattgagtgcagaatagaaaaagatgagagaaaattatttgaggggagtgggagagaaatgggatgtacctagggaagcagtgatggcttgcgcataagatgcttgtgacatgagaaaggtgggaggtgggcagattagaaagggtaatgagtgaggagatgaagaagtaaaattgttagtgacagagaagagagaggtgtttggtcgatatttgcagggaagtagtgtgaatgactaggacacgcataaaagaaagaggcaggagatcaagagaaaggtggaagaggtggaaaagagggcaaataagagttgagggGACCGAGtctcattaaatcttagggagagtgaaaagatgttttggaaggaggtaaatagaatgcataagacaagagaacaaatggtgacATCCGCGAAGGGGGTCGATGGGTAGGTAATaataagcagtggtgaagtgagaggatggagagagtattttgtgggtttgttgaatgtgtctgatgatagagtggcagatatagggtgttttggacgaggtggcgtgcgaagtgaatGATCTGgcgaacagagaagtggtagtgaaagcattgcggatgATGAAAGACAGCAAGGTATGGTACTGCActgaaatttgttaaaaaagggggttgaaaatatatatatatatatatatatatatatatatatatatatatatatatatatatatatatatatatatatatatatatatatatatatatatttggttatttatttattctgctttgtcgctgtcttccgcgttagggaggtagcgcaaggaaacagacgaaagaatggcccaacccaatcacatacacatgtaaatacatacacctctacacacgcaaatatacatacctatacatctcaatgtatacacaaccagacatatacatatatacacatgtacataattcatactgtctgcctttacttattcccatcgccaccccgccacatgtggaataacaaaccccttccccctcatgtgtgcgaggtagcgctaggaaaagacaacaaaggccccattcgttcacactcagtctctaactgtcatgtaataatgcaccgaaaccacagctccctttccacatccaatccccacagaactttccatggcttaccccagacgcttcacataccctggttcaatccattgacagcacgtcgaccccggtataccacatcgttccagttcactctattccttgcacgcctttcaccctcctgcatgttcaggccccgatcactcaaaatcattttcactccatctttccacctccaatttgctctcccacttctcctcgttccttccacctctgacacatatatcctcttggtcaatctttcctcactcattctctccatatggccaaaccattttaaaacaccctcttctgctctttcaaccacactctttttatttccacacatctctcttacccttacattacttattcgatcaaaccacctcacaccacatattgtcctcaaacatctcatttccagcacatccaccctcctgcgcacaactctatccatagccaacgcctcgcaactattcaacattgctggaatcactattccttcaaacatatccatttttgctttcggagataatgttctcgacttccaaacattcttcaaggctcccagaatttttgcccccttcccttccctatgattcacttccgcttccatggttccatccactcccagatatctaaaacactttacttcttacagcctttctcctctcaaacttaccttccaattgacttgacactcaaccctactgtacctaataaccttgctcttattcacatttactcttaactttcttctttcacacactttaccaaactcagtcaccagcttctgcagtttctcacatgaatcagccaccagcgctgtatcatcagcgaacaacaactgactcacttcacaggctctctcatccacaacagactgcatacttcccctctttcgaaaactcttgcattcacctccctaacaaccccatccaggaacaaattaaacaaccaaggagatctcacacaccgctgccgcaaacctacattcactgagaaccaatcactttcctctcttcctacacgtacacatgccttacatcctcgataaaaacttttcactgcttctaacaacttgcctcccacaccatatactcttaacaccttccacagaacatatctatcaactctctcatatgccttctccagatccataaatgctacatacaaatccatttgcttttctaagtatttctcacatacattcttcaaagcaaacaccagatccacacatcctctaccacttctgaaaccacactgctcttccccaggttattaggtataatagggtttagagaaaaagtagaggaagtgaagtgttttagatatctgggattggatttggccgcagatggaaccatggaagcggaagtgactcataggatggggcagggggcgaacgttctgggagggttgaaaaatgtgtggaagtcgagaacgttatattggaaagcaaaaatgggtaagttttatTGAATAGTGTTGTATGTTACATGGCTGCGAggtgttggctatagatagagttgtgcgaggagggtggttgcgctggaaatgaaatgtttgaggacaaaatacggttagatgtggtttgatcaagtaagtaatgaaagtgtaagagagatgtgtggtaattaaaagagtgtggttgagggagaagaagagagtgttttgaaatggttttgtcatatggagagaatgagtgaggaaagattgagaaggaggatatatgtgtcagtgatggagggaacgaggagaagtgagagaccaaattagaggtggaaagatgaagtgagaactttttgagtgatcgggacctgaccatgcatgagggtgaaaggcgtgcaagaaatagaatgaattggaacgatgtggtataccggggtataccCATgaaaaaaacttctcattgcttttagcagctttcctcccataccgtatactcttaaaccttccacaaaccatctctatcaacccagtcTTATgctttcgccagatccataaatgccacatacaaattcgtctgtttttctaaatatttctgtcACACCTTTCTCTAAAACAGACACACTATCGGCAcatctaccgcttctgaaaccacattgttcctaagCACTCTGTTTGCTATGTTCATGCTCTCATCCTCTTAATTAATACTttctcatacaacttactaggtatactcaacagacttttcactttgtagtttgaacaatcatcTATGTCTCTATTAAACAATGGCATTATAAATGCATCGCACCAGccatcagacacttcaccataatccatacatacactaaagaTTTTAACCAACCAATTGATATCACATTTACCCATTTTCTGATTGATTCATTGTATTGTTATTCACTACATATGTTCTGCCACCgcacatcttacataaggcttttaccaccttttttttttcttcatcagatCATCCTCcgtgactctttcactttgcataccgccCCGACCCAAATACCTTACATCTGCCatttcctatcatcaaacacattcaatagccCTTCATAGTACTTACTCTATCTTCTCCTCACTGTATCACTACCTGctgtcactttcccttttgcccttCTCAGTGATGTTCATACTTGTTCCTTTGATTTTTCCATATTACTAACGACCTCCCCaaaatcttattctccttaaaatttaatgatatactctttcaacccaactctcatttgccccacTTTTCAATCCCTATACTTTTCTCTTCATATCCTGCCATTTTCCTTTATACATTACCCCTtcccaaatcatttgcactccttccttgtaattaCCCCCCAAACGCCTATTTTCTTTCATCAGCAGCTTTagttcttcatcctaccacttactACTTTTTCCAATGtgctcacctcccaccattcGTATGCAACATGCACTTTTCGCACATACCAGTACTGTTTCCCGAAATATCTCCCATTCGTCATCAATTCCCCTTCCTTCATTTACTCCCACTTTTTGCCATTTCAATCTCTCCAATTCTGTCTtcgcacaagtctcttttctacgctcacttactttcaccgctCTCTTGTCACcggtagtgatttttttttccgaaaaCTTCGACAAGAgacacatcctcacctccacaaaaaAGATAGCGATCAGACTTCCCACCAGCTGTTACTTTCATAgtctttacatccaaaagtctctcttttacaggcACAGCAATTGAAATGTAGTCCAGTAAAGACCactaaccatctttcctacttctatccatatacttgtgtatttccCTCTTTTTATACCAATTTTTTCCATCACTGTTCCTTTTTTGATACCCAACACCACaagttattcaccatttccattcatatacTGAATACCCTATAAGTTACACTTATACCTtgactgtcacattactcacctgtgcattcagaTCAACCATCAATGATAACCCGTCTCTTGAATCAAACCTGCTGAAATACTCACTCAAATCATCCCGAAACACTTCCCTACcctgatctttctcctcatggctTGATGTATACGCACTGATAACCACCAATCTCTCACTATCAACTTTCATTTACACCCACATCAGTTTAGAGTTTACTTCGTTACACtatttcacacacttccacaacccatgtttcaggaatagtgcaaCTCCGTCCTTACCTCTTGTTGTCTCTtcatcccctgactttattcctatgatattttcaaaccatttgtcccctttacccttgagctttgtgtcactcatagccagaacatccaggcttctttcaCAAAACACACGCCCTATCTCTGTCCTCTTTTCATCTTGATTAAATTCAAACATATTTAGCCACCTCAGCCTGAGCTGTCCAAGAGGATGAATACTCCCTGCTTGGCtttttctgttcattcttttagaaattgaagtacaaagTAGGGATATGTGTCCGGCCCCCCCTCTCCCGCCTCATTTAGTTGCCTCTGTAAAACGCACGAAATGGAGATGCAGAATTATTTCTCTCATATTTGGTATTAATCTAAACAGCCAGAGTAAATTTGTGTCTATCACGTTTCAAAATGAGTTACAAAAACTCACTTCCTCTGAGTAGCCTGCTGCAGCCCTTCTAAGATTGAAGGACCAACGTACATAATGTCAGCCAACCTCTCTAGCGTACTTAAACCAGAGGCACGAAGCTGTTTCTGCCAGTCTTTCCCAAAGGGAGGCATTGTGACCCTGAAAGGAATTAAGGGGTTTTATTACTAAGATGCACTAATATTGTATGTTCTGTTTCTGTTCTTTGACACAACGATGTACCAAAACGATTCAAATCATAAATACCTGTCGACATGATTGACGAGTTCCTCTACAGTTTCTGGTCTTGGCGGATACCTGGGCAGTGTAAGGGAGGCGGTGAGGTTGCCGCGGTAGACCGTCCCCAAGATGAAGGCAAACACCAACCAGGCTGCCGCAAGCATCCGGCTAGAGCTAGTTCTAAACAGTCCCTTTGATATATTCTGACCAAGAAGTGTCCCAAAAATGACTTGAATTATCGCCCCGATACCTCGGCTACCACCACTGTAACTAGAACATTGGGAGACCAGTCCTTCCATTCCTTGTCGTGTAGCAAATGACCTCAACTTGTTGGGTATGTTTATCTGCAATATCCATAGTTCTTATAGTTTCATCATTCATATATCTCTTAGGATATATACAGAAATGAACACAAGACCACGATGGCCTGTCCCTTCCCTTAGTAAAAATGGTTAGCAGACATCTGAAGTTGGAAGATTTATCTCTCTGTTTCATGTCATTGACATTAAAGTAATTATAGAGACATTATGTATATCAAATTGAAGTTCTATTATACTGAATCCTTTCTAAGGGTTTCCTGCATTTTTACGGGTGAACAAAAATCAGTGGTAGAGTTAGGGTGAACAAAAGTACATTGAGACATTCtatgacgagattgtactcctctTTGAAAAATGAGGATACGTCCTCACTGAAGGTGAGTT from Panulirus ornatus isolate Po-2019 chromosome 30, ASM3632096v1, whole genome shotgun sequence encodes the following:
- the LOC139758415 gene encoding ionotropic receptor 21a-like, translated to MLVVFHVVMYSRLVRFDHSYAYTFVSFGFGLAKPVLKPQWQSLYYPLADEVWASTLAALLLMPALMYMINIPNKLRSFATRQGMEGLVSQCSSYSGGSRGIGAIIQVIFGTLLGQNISKGLFRTSSSRMLAAAWLVFAFILGTVYRGNLTASLTLPRYPPRPETVEELVNHVDRVTMPPFGKDWQKQLRASGLSTLERLADIMYVGPSILEGLQQATQRKQAHLAARHVINHWIGEHFTRADGSNPLYFGRESIDPGLSAWPIPHDAPYKLQIDKVMMIVNEAGLYDKWTDDTVDEARRDGRVKQQERRRQQESEQASEGTQPGTSTSSIKALTIVHMQGPLILLLLGLVLAALTFATEIFIQQCRP